A DNA window from Oenanthe melanoleuca isolate GR-GAL-2019-014 chromosome 11, OMel1.0, whole genome shotgun sequence contains the following coding sequences:
- the DHX38 gene encoding pre-mRNA-splicing factor ATP-dependent RNA helicase PRP16, translated as MAAASDESLHRLSGTSSSGEAGGLVLPRGTEQHVFKAPAPRVSLLGLDVLAAQKRRERQEEAAGGKRSRVASYKDWEEGRDEAGSAEEEEEDEADRSSRRARRNRHYRSVHVETPSYTGGVSEEFLERSRQRERERREHGVFASSKEEKDRKKERSRDRDHDRKRDREERERSHHSRSERDGSSERSGRRSEPESPRHRPKDAATPSRSSWEEDDSSYSSGHRSQWESPSPTPSCRDSERSHRLRDTDRRERDRSVRSRYSDKTPLPTPSYKYNEWADDRRHLGATPRLSRGRGRRTEGEEGIAFETEEERQQWEDDQRQADRDWYMMDEGYDEFHNPLAYSSEEYVKKREQHLHKQRQKRISAQRRQINEDNERWETNRMLTSGVVHRIEVDEDFEEDNSAKVHLLVHNLVPPFLDGRIVFTKQPEPVIPVKDATSDLAIIARKGSQLVRKHREQKERKRAQHKHWELAGTKLGDIMGIKKEEEKDEMVTEDGKVDYKTEQKFAEHMKEKSEASSEFAKKKSILEQRQYLPIFAVQQELLSILRDNSIVIVVGETGSGKTTQLTQYLHEDGYTDYGMIGCTQPRRVAAMSVAKRVSEEMGVRLGEEVGYAIRFEDCTSESTVIKYMTDGILLRESLREADLDNYSAIIMDEAHERSLNTDVLFGLLREVVARRSDLKLVVTSATMDAEKFASFFGNVPIFHIPGRTFPVDILFSKTPQEDYVEAAVKQALQVHLSGAPGDILVFMPGQEDIEVTSEQIVEHLEELEKAPALAVLPIYSQLPSDLQAKIFQKAPDGVRKCIVATNIAETSLTVDGIMFVIDSGYCKLKVFNPRIGMDALQIYPISQANANQRAGRAGRTGPGHCFRLYTQSAYKNELLTTTVPEIQRTNLANVVLLLKSLGVQDLLQFHFMDPPPEDNMLNSMYQLWILGALDNTGGLTSTGRLMVEFPLDPALSKMLIVSCDMGCSSEILLVVSMLSVPAIFYRPKGREEESDQVREKFAVPESDHLTYLNVYLQWKNNSYSTLWCNQHFIHAKAMRKVREVRAQLKDIMVQQRMSLASCGTDWDVVRKCICAAYFHQAAKLKGIGEYVNIRTGMPCHLHPTSSLFGMGYTPDYIVYHELVMTTKEYMQCVTAVDGEWLAELGPMFYSIKHAGKSRQENRRRAKEEVSAMEEEMALAEEQLRARREEQERRNPLGSARSTKIYTPGRKEQGEPLTPRRTPARFGL; from the exons ATGGCGGCGGCGAGCGACGAGTCACTGCATCGACTGTCGGGGACGAGCTCGAGCGGCGAGGCGGGCGGGCTGGTTCTGCCGCGGGGCACCGAGCAGCACGTCTTTAAGGCACCGGCTCCGCGCGTCTCCCTGCTGGGACTGGACGTGCTGGCGGCGCAGAAGCGGCGGGAGCGCCAGGAGGAGGCGGCCGGGGGGAAGCGCTCCCGTGTCGCATCCTATAAGGACTGGGAAGAGGGTCGTGACGAGGCGGGCAGCGccgaggaagaggaagaggacGAGGCCGACCGGAGCAGCCGCAGAGCTCGCAGGAACAG ACATTACCGCTCTGTCCATGTGGAGACACCGTCCTACACTGGGGGTGTCAGCGAGGAGTTCTTGGAACGCAGCCGGCAGCGGGAAAGGGAGCGGCGGGAGCATGGAGTCTTTGCCTCCTCCaaggaggagaaggacaggAAGAAGGAACGCAGTAGGGATCGCGACCACGATCGGAAACGAGACCGTG agGAGCGGGAGAGGAGTCATCACAGCAGATCAGAGAGGGATGGCTCGTCAGAGCGGAGTGGCAGGAGGAGTGAACCTGAGAGCCCCCGACATCGGCCCAAAG ATGCAGCTACACCATCTCGCTCCAGCTGGGAGGAAGATGATAGTAGCTACAGCAGTGGCCATCGCTCGCAGTGGGAATCTCCATCTCCCACGCCTTCCTGTCGAGACTCAGAGCGTAGCCACCGGCTGCGGGACACGGACCGGCGGGAGCGCGACAG GTCTGTAAGGAGCCGGTACTCTGATAAGACGCCGTTGCCAACCCCGTCATACAAATACAATGAATGGGCTGATGACCGGAGGCATCTGGGAGCCACGCCACGTCTGTCCCGAGGGAGAG GGCGGCGCACGGAAGGGGAGGAGGGCATCGCCTTTGAGACGGAAGAGGAGCGGCAGCAGTGGGAGGATGACCAGAGG caaGCTGACCGGGACTGGTACATGATGGATGAGGGCTACGATGAGTTTCACAACCCTCTGGCTTACTCCTCTGAGGAGTACGTGAAGAAGCGTGAGCAGCACTTGCacaagcagaggcagaagcGCATCTCGGCCCAGCGGCGGCAGATCAATGAG GATAATGAGCGCTGGGAGACAAATCGCATGCTGACCAGTGGTGTGGTCCATCGGATTGAAGTGGATGAAGATTTTGAGGAGGATAACTCTGCTAAAGTGCATTTGTTGGTGCACAACCTAGTGCCTCCTTTCCTAGATGGAAGGATTGTCTTCACCAAGCAG ccagagccagtCATCCCTGTGAAGGATGCCACCTCGGATTTGGCCATCATAGCTCGGAAAGGCAGCCAGCTGGTGCGcaagcacagggagcagaaggAGCGTAAGAGG GCTCAGCACAagcactgggagctggcaggcaCCAAACTGGGAGACATTATGGGGATcaagaaagaggaggagaaggacgAGATGGTGACAGAAGATGGCAAAGTGGATTACAA AACAGAGCAGAAGTTTGCTGaacacatgaaagaaaaaagtgaagcCAGCAGTGAGTTTGCCAAGAAGAAATCGATCCTGGAGCAGAGACAATACCTGCCCATCTTTGCTGTACAGCAGGAACTGCTCTCCATCCTCAG aGACAACAGCATTGTGATCGTGGTGGGGGAGACGGGCAGTGGGAAGACAACTCAGCTGACGCAGTATCTGCACGAGGATGGCTACACGGACTACGGCATGATCGGCTGCACGCAGCCGCGCAGGGTGGCCGCCATGTCGGTGGCCAAGCGGGTCAGCGAGGAGATGGGCGTGCGCCTGGGGGAGGAG GTGGGCTACGCCATCCGCTTCGAGGACTGCACGTCGGAGAGCACCGTCATCAAGTACATGACGGATGGGATCCTGCTGCGGGAGTCGCTGCGGGAGGCCGACCTGGACAACTACAGCGCCATCATCATGGACGAGGCGCACGAGCGCTCGCTCAACACCGACGTGCTCTTTGGGCTGCTCCGGGAG GTGGTCGCCCGACGCTCGGATCTGAAGCTTGTTGTCACTTCAGCTACCATGGATGCAGAAAAGTTTGCCTCCTTCTTTGGGAACGTTCCCATTTTCCACATTCCTGGGCGTACTTTCCCTGTGGATATTCTTTTCAGCAAG ACCCCACAGGAGGATTATGTGGAGGCTGCAGTGAAACAGGCCTTGCAGGTCCACTTGTCTGGTGCTCCTGGGGACATCCTCGTCTTCATGCCTGGCCAGGAAGATATCGAG GTGACCTCAGAGCAAATTGTGGAGCACcttgaggagctggagaaggcaCCTGCTCTTGCTGTACTGCCAATTTACTCTCAGCTGCCCTCCGACTTGCAGGCCAAGATCTTTCAGAAG GCTCCTGATGGGGTCAGGAAGTGCATCGTTGCCACTAACATTGCAGAGACCTCACTGACAGTGGATGGTATCATGTTTGTGATTGACTCTGGCTACTGCAAGTTGAAG GTTTTCAACCCCCGTATAGGCATGGATGCGCTGCAGATCTACCCCATCAGTCAGGCCAATGCCAATCAAAGGGCCGGCCGAGCTGGCCGGACAGGCCCAGGCCACTGCTTCAG GCTCTACACCCAGAGTGCCTACAAGAATGAGCTGCTGACGACCACGGTGCCTGAGATCCAGCGCACCAACCTCGCCAATGTAGTGCTCTTGCTCAAGTCCCTGGGTGTGCAGGACCTGCTGCAGTTCCACTTCATGGATCCGCCTCCTGAGGACAATATGCTGAACTCCATGTACCAGCTGTGGATCCTGGGGGCCCTGGATAACACAG GTGGCCTGACCTCTACAGGACGTCTCATGGTGGAATTCCCACTGGATCCTGCACTCTCCAAAATGCTCATTGTCTCCTGTGACATGGGTTGTAGCTCTGAGATCTTGCTTGTTGTCTCCATGTTGTCTGTGCCTGCCATCTTTTACCGGCCTAAG GGCCGAGAGGAGGAGAGTGACCAAGTGCGGGAGAAATTTGCTGTTCCTGAGAGCGATCACTTGACTTACCTGAATGTTTACCTGCAGTGGAAGAACAACAGCTACTCGACCCTGTGGTGCAATCAGCACTTCATCCACGCCAAGGCCATGCGCAAG GTGCGGGAGGTGCGTGCCCAGCTCAAGGACATTATGGTGCAGCAGCGAATGAGCCTGGCATCCTGTGGCACAGACTGGGATGTCGTCAGGAAGTGCATCTGTGCTGCTTATTTCCATCAGGCTGCAAAGCTGAAG GGCATTGGGGAGTATGTGAACATCCGCACGGGCATGCCCTGCCACCTGCACCCCACGAGCTCTCTGTTTGGCATGGGCTACACACCAGACTACATTGTGTACCATGAGTTGGTTATGACTACCAAG gaatACATGcagtgtgtcactgctgtggaCGGAGagtggctggcagagctgggccccATGTTCTACAGTATCAAACATGCTGGCAAGTCCCGCCAG GAGAACCGCCGCCGTGCCAAGGAGGAGGTGTCTGCCATGGAGGAGGAGATGGCtttggcagaggagcagctgcgTGCCCGCCGGGAGGAGCAGGAGCGCCGAAACCcgctgggcagtgccag ATCTACTAAAATCTATACCCCTGGACGAAAGGAGCAGGGGGAGCCCCTGACGCCACGACGCACCCCAGCGCGCTTTGGTCTCTGA
- the PMFBP1 gene encoding polyamine-modulated factor 1-binding protein 1 isoform X1, producing the protein MVKSMAQEGCGEDCRQQQEQVLLRRGPQPQSSALLFQLPQAWPLLWAAVREWPKYGTSGEVPAPQDQPEGSCRCLPELTSSIQQLQQETQPWQPKDQRQALVLEPQDGEPRACQDTQQEDLDPAQMLAMIEALQLDLDFCRETNHKQLVQLQEQERAVEQEHQELVILIQQFQALLGKISDASLDLKDQAVQTEVTSYLAAHSDFDTSHIPPETRELLKQLGAQEQSQGLQHSPAQLPEQLGATQAQEQQGLQQLSRDKEAIQGLHQKVAELQQQLCWQVQDMENLQAELDQAQQESAKQAEKIAAYKTHRQQLHRQLRKMQSFKVQSKQKTSSLQEKLQELSSLVQHWQQLHLDCERTLAQREEELVVCKVELAFLKEELSRKTKQVLQGSNLTAPALHNSVEPPPPNIHLQDNKQCKTKQGLN; encoded by the exons ATGGTGAAGAGCATGGCACAGGAAGGCTGTGGTGAGGACTgtaggcagcagcaggagcaggtgctgctgaggagagggccacagccccagagctctgccctgctcttccAGCTGCCCCAGGCCTGGCCTctcctgtgggcagcag TGAGAGAGTGGCCAAAATATGGCACGTCGGGGGAGGTTCCTGCACCTCAGGATCAGCCTGAGGGCTCCTGCAGATGTCTGCCAGAGCTGACCAGCTCCatccagcagcttcagcaggagacacagccctggcagcccaaG GACCAAAGGCAAGCATTGGTGCTGGAGCCACAGGATGGGGAGCCCAGAGCAtgccaggacacacagcaggAGGATCTGGACCCAGCTCAGATGCTGGCCATGATAGAGGCATTGCAGCTGGACCTGGACTTCTGCAGGGAGACAAACCACAAACAACTggtccagctgcaggagcaggagcgTGCAGTGGAGCAGGAACACCAGGAGTTGGTCATTCTGATACAGCAattccaggcactgctgggcaaG ATCAGTGATGCATCCCTCGACCTGAAGGACCAGGCAGTGCAGACAGAGGTCACCTCCTACCTGGCGGCCCACAGTGATTTTGACACCAGCCACATCCCACCAGAGACCAGAGAGCTGCTCAAGcag ctgggggcacaggagcagagccagggcctgcagcacagcccagcccagctgccagagcagctgggagccacccaggcccaggagcagcagggtctgcagcagctgagcagagacaAAGAGGCCATCCAAGGCCTACACCAAAaagtggcagagctgcagcaacaG cttTGCTGGCAGGTGCAGGACATGGAGAacctccaggcagagctggaccAAGCTCAGCAAGAGAGTGCCAAACAGGCAGAAAAGATTGCAGCCTACAAgacacacaggcagcagcttcaTCGGCAGCTGAGGAAGATGCAGAGCTTCAAGGTGCAGAGCAAACAGAAG acctcctccctccaggagaagctgcaggagctgagcagcctAGTCCAACACTGGCAGCAGCTACACCTGGACTGTGAGCGAACTCTGGCTCAGCGAGAAGAGGAGCTGGTTGTCTGCAAGGTGGAGCTGGCTTTCCTTAAGGAAGAACTCAGCAGGAAGACAAAGCAG GTTCTACAGGGCAGCAACCTgacagcaccagccctgcatAATTCTGTAGAGCCACCTCCACCCAATATCCACCTCCAGGACAACAAGCAgtgcaaaacaaagcaaggatTAAACTGA
- the PMFBP1 gene encoding polyamine-modulated factor 1-binding protein 1 isoform X4 has protein sequence MVKSMAQEGCVREWPKYGTSGEVPAPQDQPEGSCRCLPELTSSIQQLQQETQPWQPKDQRQALVLEPQDGEPRACQDTQQEDLDPAQMLAMIEALQLDLDFCRETNHKQLVQLQEQERAVEQEHQELVILIQQFQALLGKISDASLDLKDQAVQTEVTSYLAAHSDFDTSHIPPETRELLKQLGAQEQSQGLQHSPAQLPEQLGATQAQEQQGLQQLSRDKEAIQGLHQKVAELQQQLCWQVQDMENLQAELDQAQQESAKQAEKIAAYKTHRQQLHRQLRKMQSFKVQSKQKTSSLQEKLQELSSLVQHWQQLHLDCERTLAQREEELVVCKVELAFLKEELSRKTKQVQDTNRHSRTHYRMQEENLYLMIRTPEQAPKFYRAAT, from the exons ATGGTGAAGAGCATGGCACAGGAAGGCTGTG TGAGAGAGTGGCCAAAATATGGCACGTCGGGGGAGGTTCCTGCACCTCAGGATCAGCCTGAGGGCTCCTGCAGATGTCTGCCAGAGCTGACCAGCTCCatccagcagcttcagcaggagacacagccctggcagcccaaG GACCAAAGGCAAGCATTGGTGCTGGAGCCACAGGATGGGGAGCCCAGAGCAtgccaggacacacagcaggAGGATCTGGACCCAGCTCAGATGCTGGCCATGATAGAGGCATTGCAGCTGGACCTGGACTTCTGCAGGGAGACAAACCACAAACAACTggtccagctgcaggagcaggagcgTGCAGTGGAGCAGGAACACCAGGAGTTGGTCATTCTGATACAGCAattccaggcactgctgggcaaG ATCAGTGATGCATCCCTCGACCTGAAGGACCAGGCAGTGCAGACAGAGGTCACCTCCTACCTGGCGGCCCACAGTGATTTTGACACCAGCCACATCCCACCAGAGACCAGAGAGCTGCTCAAGcag ctgggggcacaggagcagagccagggcctgcagcacagcccagcccagctgccagagcagctgggagccacccaggcccaggagcagcagggtctgcagcagctgagcagagacaAAGAGGCCATCCAAGGCCTACACCAAAaagtggcagagctgcagcaacaG cttTGCTGGCAGGTGCAGGACATGGAGAacctccaggcagagctggaccAAGCTCAGCAAGAGAGTGCCAAACAGGCAGAAAAGATTGCAGCCTACAAgacacacaggcagcagcttcaTCGGCAGCTGAGGAAGATGCAGAGCTTCAAGGTGCAGAGCAAACAGAAG acctcctccctccaggagaagctgcaggagctgagcagcctAGTCCAACACTGGCAGCAGCTACACCTGGACTGTGAGCGAACTCTGGCTCAGCGAGAAGAGGAGCTGGTTGTCTGCAAGGTGGAGCTGGCTTTCCTTAAGGAAGAACTCAGCAGGAAGACAAAGCAGGTGCAGGACACAAACAGGCATTCAAGAACACACTacaggatgcaggaggagaACCTGTACCTGATGATCAGAACACCTGAGCAGGCCCCCAA GTTCTACAGGGCAGCAACCTga
- the PMFBP1 gene encoding polyamine-modulated factor 1-binding protein 1 isoform X2 → MVKSMAQEGCGEDCRQQQEQVLLRRGPQPQSSALLFQLPQAWPLLWAAVREWPKYGTSGEVPAPQDQPEGSCRCLPELTSSIQQLQQETQPWQPKDQRQALVLEPQDGEPRACQDTQQEDLDPAQMLAMIEALQLDLDFCRETNHKQLVQLQEQERAVEQEHQELVILIQQFQALLGKISDASLDLKDQAVQTEVTSYLAAHSDFDTSHIPPETRELLKQLGAQEQSQGLQHSPAQLPEQLGATQAQEQQGLQQLSRDKEAIQGLHQKVAELQQQLCWQVQDMENLQAELDQAQQESAKQAEKIAAYKTHRQQLHRQLRKMQSFKVQSKQKTSSLQEKLQELSSLVQHWQQLHLDCERTLAQREEELVVCKVELAFLKEELSRKTKQVQDTNRHSRTHYRMQEENLYLMIRTPEQAPKFYRAAT, encoded by the exons ATGGTGAAGAGCATGGCACAGGAAGGCTGTGGTGAGGACTgtaggcagcagcaggagcaggtgctgctgaggagagggccacagccccagagctctgccctgctcttccAGCTGCCCCAGGCCTGGCCTctcctgtgggcagcag TGAGAGAGTGGCCAAAATATGGCACGTCGGGGGAGGTTCCTGCACCTCAGGATCAGCCTGAGGGCTCCTGCAGATGTCTGCCAGAGCTGACCAGCTCCatccagcagcttcagcaggagacacagccctggcagcccaaG GACCAAAGGCAAGCATTGGTGCTGGAGCCACAGGATGGGGAGCCCAGAGCAtgccaggacacacagcaggAGGATCTGGACCCAGCTCAGATGCTGGCCATGATAGAGGCATTGCAGCTGGACCTGGACTTCTGCAGGGAGACAAACCACAAACAACTggtccagctgcaggagcaggagcgTGCAGTGGAGCAGGAACACCAGGAGTTGGTCATTCTGATACAGCAattccaggcactgctgggcaaG ATCAGTGATGCATCCCTCGACCTGAAGGACCAGGCAGTGCAGACAGAGGTCACCTCCTACCTGGCGGCCCACAGTGATTTTGACACCAGCCACATCCCACCAGAGACCAGAGAGCTGCTCAAGcag ctgggggcacaggagcagagccagggcctgcagcacagcccagcccagctgccagagcagctgggagccacccaggcccaggagcagcagggtctgcagcagctgagcagagacaAAGAGGCCATCCAAGGCCTACACCAAAaagtggcagagctgcagcaacaG cttTGCTGGCAGGTGCAGGACATGGAGAacctccaggcagagctggaccAAGCTCAGCAAGAGAGTGCCAAACAGGCAGAAAAGATTGCAGCCTACAAgacacacaggcagcagcttcaTCGGCAGCTGAGGAAGATGCAGAGCTTCAAGGTGCAGAGCAAACAGAAG acctcctccctccaggagaagctgcaggagctgagcagcctAGTCCAACACTGGCAGCAGCTACACCTGGACTGTGAGCGAACTCTGGCTCAGCGAGAAGAGGAGCTGGTTGTCTGCAAGGTGGAGCTGGCTTTCCTTAAGGAAGAACTCAGCAGGAAGACAAAGCAGGTGCAGGACACAAACAGGCATTCAAGAACACACTacaggatgcaggaggagaACCTGTACCTGATGATCAGAACACCTGAGCAGGCCCCCAA GTTCTACAGGGCAGCAACCTga
- the PMFBP1 gene encoding polyamine-modulated factor 1-binding protein 1 isoform X3, with the protein MVKSMAQEGCVREWPKYGTSGEVPAPQDQPEGSCRCLPELTSSIQQLQQETQPWQPKDQRQALVLEPQDGEPRACQDTQQEDLDPAQMLAMIEALQLDLDFCRETNHKQLVQLQEQERAVEQEHQELVILIQQFQALLGKISDASLDLKDQAVQTEVTSYLAAHSDFDTSHIPPETRELLKQLGAQEQSQGLQHSPAQLPEQLGATQAQEQQGLQQLSRDKEAIQGLHQKVAELQQQLCWQVQDMENLQAELDQAQQESAKQAEKIAAYKTHRQQLHRQLRKMQSFKVQSKQKTSSLQEKLQELSSLVQHWQQLHLDCERTLAQREEELVVCKVELAFLKEELSRKTKQVLQGSNLTAPALHNSVEPPPPNIHLQDNKQCKTKQGLN; encoded by the exons ATGGTGAAGAGCATGGCACAGGAAGGCTGTG TGAGAGAGTGGCCAAAATATGGCACGTCGGGGGAGGTTCCTGCACCTCAGGATCAGCCTGAGGGCTCCTGCAGATGTCTGCCAGAGCTGACCAGCTCCatccagcagcttcagcaggagacacagccctggcagcccaaG GACCAAAGGCAAGCATTGGTGCTGGAGCCACAGGATGGGGAGCCCAGAGCAtgccaggacacacagcaggAGGATCTGGACCCAGCTCAGATGCTGGCCATGATAGAGGCATTGCAGCTGGACCTGGACTTCTGCAGGGAGACAAACCACAAACAACTggtccagctgcaggagcaggagcgTGCAGTGGAGCAGGAACACCAGGAGTTGGTCATTCTGATACAGCAattccaggcactgctgggcaaG ATCAGTGATGCATCCCTCGACCTGAAGGACCAGGCAGTGCAGACAGAGGTCACCTCCTACCTGGCGGCCCACAGTGATTTTGACACCAGCCACATCCCACCAGAGACCAGAGAGCTGCTCAAGcag ctgggggcacaggagcagagccagggcctgcagcacagcccagcccagctgccagagcagctgggagccacccaggcccaggagcagcagggtctgcagcagctgagcagagacaAAGAGGCCATCCAAGGCCTACACCAAAaagtggcagagctgcagcaacaG cttTGCTGGCAGGTGCAGGACATGGAGAacctccaggcagagctggaccAAGCTCAGCAAGAGAGTGCCAAACAGGCAGAAAAGATTGCAGCCTACAAgacacacaggcagcagcttcaTCGGCAGCTGAGGAAGATGCAGAGCTTCAAGGTGCAGAGCAAACAGAAG acctcctccctccaggagaagctgcaggagctgagcagcctAGTCCAACACTGGCAGCAGCTACACCTGGACTGTGAGCGAACTCTGGCTCAGCGAGAAGAGGAGCTGGTTGTCTGCAAGGTGGAGCTGGCTTTCCTTAAGGAAGAACTCAGCAGGAAGACAAAGCAG GTTCTACAGGGCAGCAACCTgacagcaccagccctgcatAATTCTGTAGAGCCACCTCCACCCAATATCCACCTCCAGGACAACAAGCAgtgcaaaacaaagcaaggatTAAACTGA